The following are encoded together in the Leucoraja erinacea ecotype New England chromosome 13, Leri_hhj_1, whole genome shotgun sequence genome:
- the LOC129703026 gene encoding carbonyl reductase [NADPH] 1-like: MAKRVAVVSGSNKGIGLEVVRSLCRHFDGDVFLTARNAGRGQQALQKLQEEQLKPLFHQLDIDDLESIRKLRAFMLQKYEGIDVLVNNAGIAFKDADTTPFATQVQVTMATNFFATRDMCTELLTIIKPHGRVVNVSSTLSKAALLKCSLELQKKFRSPTLTEDELVVLMRKFVDDAKNEVHPKQGWPSTAYGVSKIGVTVLSMIHARKLSKERAADKILLNACCPGWVKTDMAGPNAPGTAEEGAVTPVYLALLPEGAEGPHGELVSKKTVQEW, encoded by the exons ATGGCGAAGCGAGTGGCGGTGGTGAGCGGCTCCAACAAGGGCATCGGCCTGGAGGTGGTGCGGTCTCTGTGCCGGCACTTCGACGGCGACGTGTTCCTCACCGCCCGGAACGCGGGCCGCGGGCAACAGGCGCTGCAGAAGCTGCAAGAGGAGCAGCTGAAGCCGCTCTTCCACCAGCTCGACATCGACGACCTTGAGAGTATCCGGAAACTGCGGGCGTTCATGCTGCAGAAATACGAAGGCATCGATGTCCTCGTCAACAATGCCGGCATCGCCTTTAAAGATGCCGACACCACCCCGTTCGCCACCCAAGTTCAAGTGACCATGGCGACCAACTTCTTTGCGACCAGGGATATGTGCACGGAACTCCTCACCATCATCAAACCTCACG ggagagtggtgaatgtgtccAGCACCTTGAGCAAGGCAGCACTACTCAAATGCAGCCTGGAACTCCAAAAGAAATTCCGCAGTCCTACACTCACTGAGGACGAGCTGGTGGTGCTGATGAGGAAGTTTGTCGATGACGCCAAGAACGAGGTTCACCCCAAACAAGGGTGGCCTTCCACGGCCTACGGGGTCTCAAAGATCGGCGTCACAGTCCTCTCCATGATCCATGCCCGAAAACTGAGTAAGGAGAGAGCGGCGGACAAGATCCTGCTGAATGCCTGTTGTCCCGGTTGGGTGAAAACCGACATGGCTGGTCCTAATGCACCGGGCACGGCAGAAGAAGGTGCCGTGACCCCGGTCTACTTGGCCCTTCTACCAGAAGGTGCGGAAGGTCCACATGGAGAGCTTGTGAGCAAAAAAACTGTTCAGGAATGGTAA